The stretch of DNA GCGTCCTCCGGCTCGTCCGGTATCGCGGTCAGTACGTCGAGACGGACCGCCTCCGCCGGGTCCAGGCAGCGCTCGGCCAGGCCCATCACCCCGCTGAAGCTCCAGGGGTAACTCCCGGCGTCCCGCGCGATGTTCAGCGCATCCACGACCGCCCGGCCCAGCGGCTCCGACCAGGGCAGCGCGCACACGCCGAGCAGCTGGAACGCCTCGGACAGGCCGTGCGTCGCGATGAACCCCGCGACCCAGTCCGCCCGCTCCCCGGCAGGCAGCGCGGCGAGGAGCTTCGCGCGCTCGGCGAGCGAAGCCGCGCCGGGTCCCGCCGCATCGGGGGACGAGGGAACCCCGAGCAGTGCCCGGGACCAGACCGCGTCGCGCTGCCGCACGGCCGCGCGGCACCACGCGGCGTGCAGCTCGCTCTGCCAGTCGTCGGCCACGGGAAGCGCCACGATCTCGGCGGGCGTACGGCCGCCGAGCCGCTCCGGCCAGGTGCCGAGCGGGGCCGCCTCCACCAACTGGCCCAGCCACCAGGAGCGTTCGCCCCGGCCGGCCGGCGGCTTCGGGGTGACGCCGTCGCGCTCCATGCCCGCGTCGCACTCGTGCGGCGCCTCGACCGTGAGCGTCGGCATGCTCTTCGTGCCCTGCGCGTGGTCGATGGCCACGCAGGACGCTGCCCGGTCCGCCATCCGCGCGGCGAGCGCGGACGAGGGGAGTGCGGAGAGGAGCTCGGCCGCCGTGGCGCGGACGTTGCGGCTGCGGTCGGTGAGGGCCTGCTCCAGGAACGGCTCGTCGGCGTCGCGCAGGTGGGTGCGCAGGGAGTCGAGGAACATCAGGCGGTCCTCCGCCCGCTCCGTGCTCCAGGTGGAGGCGAGCAGGTCCCGTGCGGCGGCCGGGTCATGGGACCGCACCGCGCCGAGCAGGGCGACGCGCTCGGCGAACAAGCCCTCTTCCCAGAGCTGTTGGACCTGCCTCGTGTCCTCCGGGGCGGGCAGGGCCACGCCACCGCCCGGAGTGGAGCGGAGTGCGAACTTCCAGTCCGGGTTGAGCCGCGCGAGCCACAGGGCCCGCGGGCCCGCGAAGGCGAGGGCCTGCGGCCTGAGATCCGTGCGCCCGCGGGCCGCGTTCAGGAGGGCCGGAAGCAGCTCGGGCGGTGCCGCGAAGCCGCGGTCGTTGGCCAACGCCAGCCATTGGGGCAGCAGTTCCATCAGGTCGGGCACCGCTCCCCGGCGGCCTCCGCTGCTCGCGCCGGGGTGATTGGTCAGCAGCGTGGCGAGCCTGCGCCGCGCCGAGGGCGGCACCAGGGGCCTGGGGTCGTCCGCCGCGGGCTCGGGGGGTGCGGCGGCGGGCGCGGGGGTCAGCCCGGCTCTGCGCCGCACGGTCTGCACCGCGGCCGCGTCAAGGAGGGCGGTCGGCGCGTCCTTGTCCTGGGTGCGTACGGGGGGCGTGCGACGGTCGGTGCCGAGGAGCGCGGCGGTGACCAGGTCTTCCCAGGGGGTGACGGTCGCTTCGGTGAGTGCGGTGGTGCCGGTCATGTGGACTCCTCTCCCGGACGGGTTCTCTCCGGCTCTATCCGGTGTCGCCGGTCTCGCCGATCCTTCGGGTCCTTCAGGTCCTTCGGGTGCTTCGGTCCCTCGGGTCCTTCAGGTCTCTCGCGTTCTTCGTCTGGATCTGCTTCCTTGGATGTGCCGTCCTGGGGCTGTCGGAGGGCGTTGCGGTGCTGCGGCATTACGGGGACCCGCTGTGTGCCGAGCGGGCCCGGCGGCGGTGCCGCCCCGTGATGGTCAGCACAGGGCCACTGCCTCTCCCGCTCCGCGTGGCCAGGCCGTCAGAGGGGTGAAGCCCTCGTGGCCACACTCGCCGAAGACCGTCACCGGAGCGCCTCCAGAGAGTGCCAACAACCGCCACAGGCCCGCTTGAGACACCGTGGAAGCGGTGATGGGCAGGGCCATGTCGCCTCCCGCGTCCGCCAGTTGCCAGCTGTCGGGGGAGGGCCCCGGGTGTGGGGTCGGTATGACTTCGCTCAGCGTCACCGGCCAGGAATCCAGCCAGGGGTCCTGCCGAAGCACCTCGCCGTAGCGGCGCGCGGCCTCTTCCGTTCGTACGCCCGGCGGCCGGGTGGCCGTCGGCGTGGGAGCGCCGAATTGCTCGCCCAGGTCGGCCCGCGACTGCCCGGCGCCCGGATACGAGGTCAGCTCGGCGTCCAGCGCGAGGCCCACCGGCAGCGCGAGCGCGGGTGCGCGGCCCGCGGCTCCGTACGACAGGAGCAGGGCCGTCCGCCCGGACTCCGCGCCGTACAGCCATATCCGGCGGGTGGTGAGCTTGCTGTCCGCTCTGTCGTACTGCGCGAGCACCAGCCAGTCGTCACGCACCGGAGGGCCCTCCGCCGGTGCGGGCAGGCCTATGCGGGAGCGGACCGTGGCCGCCAGGGCATCCGGCAGTCGCTCGCGGTGCAGCCAGCCCTGGTCGAGGAGGTGGAGGAGCGCGCACTCCTCCAGCATCCGCACCGGCCAGCCGGGCCCGGAGGAGGGAATGGCCCCCAACTCCCGTACGCGCGCGGCCAGTCCAGGCGCCTGCGCGTCGACCATGCGGGCCGCTGTCTCCTCCCACAGTCCGTACCCCGTCTGCTCGGCGGCGGCTATACCGCCCCGCAGCAGATCGGACAGGCGCTGCTCCAGCTCCGTCACCCCCGCCGTGACCCGCTCGGCCCGTCGCTCCGCCCTGCGGCGTGCGGCCTCGGGATCGGCGACCGGTGAGCTGGGCTCGGCGTCCGAAGTCCGCTTCGTCTCCGCTCTTTTACGGCGCCCCGCCAGCCATTCCTCCGCCCACTCCGGCGGCTGCGCGTCCGGCACCGCGCCGACTGTCCCGTCCTCGCCCGCCCAGAGCAGAAGCAGCCCGAGCGCGTGTTTGCACGGGAACTTCCGACTCGGACAACTGCACTTGTACGCCGGGCCGGCCGCGCCGGTGATGTCCGCGATGTCGACGACCGTCTGATACGGCTTGCTGCCACTCCCCTTGCACAGTCCCCACACCGTCCCCTCGCCCGAACTGCCCGCCTCCGACCATGGGCCGACGACGCCGAGTTTGCTTCCCGCCTTGCGTGACGGGGCGTCAGGCGCCAGGGCCAGCACCTGATCCGCCGTCCAGCGCACCCCCTGCTGAGTCATGTCATCGAAGGTAGATCCCGCCACTGACAATCGACCCCGCGCTCGGTGTTCGTGCAGGTCAGCGGTGCGCGAGGGGCGATTGTCAGTGGCGTGGTGCACGGTAGGAATCACATCCGGGCCAGATGCGTCCGGACGAGTTGGAGGGGGATCGCTCCATGACCGTGTCCGTCGACTCGACGACCTCGACAAACTCGACAAACCCGACGACCGAGAACCAACCCGCGGCTGTGTCCGCTCTGTCCGTGCCCGCTGCCGTGCCCGCAGCCGCGTCCGCCCCCGCGGGGGAGGCGGAGGCGCTGCGACCGCATGCCGAGCATGCCTTCGCCGCCGAACTGGCCGCGCTCGCCGCGCAGGACGACCGGCCCCGGCCTGCCCGCTGGCGGCTCTCGCCGTGGGCGGTCGCGACGTATCTGCTCGGCGGCGCGCTGCCCGACGGGACGGTGATCTCGCCGAAGTACGTGGGGCCGCGCCGCATCGTCGAGGTCGCCGTCACCACCCTCGCCACGGACCGCGCCCTGCTCCTGCTCGGCGTGCCCGGCACGGCGAAGACGTGGGTGTCCGAGCATCTGGCGGCCGCCGTCAGCGGAGACTCGACGCTGCTCGTGCAGGGCACGGCCGGCACGCCGGAGGAGGCGATCCGGTACGGCTGGAACTACGCGCGGCTGCTCGCGCACGGCCCGAGCCGCGACGCGCTGGTGCCGAGCCCTGTCATGCGGGCCATGTCCGACGGCATGACGGCGCGGGTCGAGGAGCTGACCCGCATCCCCGCGGACGTACAGGACACACTGATCACGATCCTGTCGGAAAAGACCCTTCCCATCCCGGAGCTGGGCCAGGAGGTGCAGGCCGTACGAGGCTTCAACCTCATCGCCACGGCCAACAACCGCGACCGCGGGGTCAACGACCTGTCGAGCGCGCTGCGCCGCCGCTTCAACACGGTGGTCCTTCCGCTGCCGGAGAGCGCCGACGCCGAGGTCGACATCGTCTCGCGCCGCGTCGACCAGATCGGGCGCTCGCTCGATCTGCCGACCGGACCCGAGGGGATCGACGAGATACGCCGCGTCGTCACCGTCTTCCGCGAGCTGCGGGACGGGGTCACGGCAGACGGGCGTACGAAGGTGAAGTCGCCGAGCGGCACGCTTTCGACGGCCGAGGCGATATCCGTCGTGACCAACGGCCTCGCTCTGGCGACCCACTTCGGGGACGGCGTGCTGCGGCCGGGCGATGTCGCGGCGGGCATCCTCGGCGCGGTCGTCCGTGACCCGGCGGCGGACCGGGTGATCTGGCAGGAGTACCTGGAGGCGGTGGTCCGCGAGCGTGACGGCTGGAAGGACTTCTACCGCGCGTGCCGCGAGGTGAGTGCGTGACGTACGGGACGAACGAGGGCGGCCCGGGTGGATCGGGTGTGGGCGTGACGGTGACTTGTTCGCGTGAGAAGGGGAGAGGCGGACATGAGCGTGAGCGACGAGGCGCGGGGAGCGACGACGCGGGCTGGCGAGGGGCCGTTGCTGCTCGGGGTGCGGCATCACGGGCCGGGGTCGGCGCGTGCGGTGCGGGCCGCGCTCGATGAGGGCGCGCCACGCGTACTGCTGATCGAGGGGCCACCGGAGGCCGACGGACTTGTGGCGCTCGCGGCGGACGAGGGGATGCGGCCGCCGGTCGCGCTGCTCGCGCACGTGCTGGACGAGCCGGGACGGTCGGCGTTCTGGCCACTGGCGGAGTTCTCGCCGGAGTGGGTCGCGATCAAGTGGGCGGCGGCGGCCGGGGTGCCGGTCCGCTTCATGGATCTTCCGGCGGCGCATGCGCTGGCACGGCCGGAGCAGGAGGCGGGCGAACCCGGAACTCCGGGGGACGCGGACGTGAACACGGACTTGAACGCGGTGCGGATCGATCCGCTCGCGGTGCTCGCGGAGACCGCCGGGTACGACGATCCCGAGCGGTGGTGGGAGGACGTCGTCGAGCACCGGGGTGCGGGCGGGGACGCGTTCGCGCCGTTCGACGCGCTGGGCGAGGCCATGGGGGTGCTGCGCGAGGAGTACGGGGCCGGCGGGCATGACCGTGACCTGGTGCGCGAGGCGTACATGCGTATCCAAGTCCGTGCCGCACAGCGGGAGTTCGGTGCGGACGACGTCGCGGTCGTGTGCGGGGCCTGGCATGTGCCCGCGCTGCGGCAGAAGGTGACCGTGGCGGCCGACCGGGCGCTGCTCAAGGGGCTGCCCAAGGTGAAGGTCGACATGACCTGGGTGCCCTGGACGCACCGCCGCCTCTCCAGGGCCAGTGGATACGGCGCGGGGATCGCGTCACCCGGTTGGTACGGGCACCTGTTCAGCGCGCCCGACCGGCCCGTCGAGCGATGGCTGACCAAGGTCGCCCGGCTCCTTCGGGACGAGGACAGGCTCGTGTCGTCCGCGCATGTCATCGAGGCGGTACGGCTCGCGGACACGCTCGCCGCGATGCGGGGGCGCCCGCTGCCGGGGCTCACCGAGACGACGGACGCGATCCGGGCGGTGATGTGCGAGGGCTCCGACGTGCCGCTCTCCCTCGTGCACGACAAGCTCGTCGTCGGAGATGTCCTCGGGGAGGTGCCGGACTCGGCGCCGGCGGTGCCGTTGCAGCGCGATCTCACCCGCCTCCAGCGGAAGCTCAGGCTCAAACCGGAGGCGCTTGAGCGGGAGTTGGAGCTGGATCTGCGCAAGGACACGGACGCGGCGCGGAGCAGGCTGCTGCACCGCCTCCGGCTGCTCGGGATCGGCTGGGGCGAGCCGGCCGAGTCACGGGGGAGTACGGGTACGTTCCGGGAGACCTGGCGGCTGCGGTGGGAGCCGGAGCTTTCCGTGCGGGTGGCGGAGGCGGGGGTCTGGGGGACGACCGTGGTGGCGGCGGCCACCGCGCGGGCGGAGTCCGATGCCATCGGGCCCGGCGCGCTGGCTGACGTGACCGCGCTGGCCGAGCGGTGTCTGCTGGCCGAGTTGCCGGACGCTTTGCCTGTGGTGATGCGGGTCCTCGCCGACCGGGCGGCACTGGACGCGGATGTCGGCCACCTGGCACAGGCGTTGCCCGCGTTGGTGCGGTCCCTTCGGTACGGGGACGTGCGGGGCACGGACACGGCCGCGCTGGGCGAGGTGGCTGTGGGCCTGGCCGAGCGGCTGTTCGTCGGGCTGCCGCCTGCGTGTGCGGGGCTCGACCAGGACGCGGCGCTCGAGATGCGGGGGCACGTGGACGCGGTTCACCAGGCGGTGGGCCTGCTGGGGGAGCTGGGCGCCGGGCCCACGGGTGGGGGGACGCCGCGTGTGACTCCACTCGGCGCCGGTATGCGGGGGCGGTGGTACTCCGTGCTGAGAGTGCTCGGGGAGCGGGACAGCGTTGCGGGGGTCGTGCGGGGGCGGTGCGTCCGGCTCCTGATGGACGGCGGGGAATTGGCCGAGGGCGAGGCCGCTCGGTTCATGGGGCTCGCCCTGTCACGAGGGACCGAACCCGCTGAAGCCGCCGCCTGGATCGAGGGGTTCGTGGGCGGTGGGTCAGGGGGCGGCATGTTGCTCGTGCACGACGAGCGACTGCTCGGTCTTGTCGACGACTGGCTGACCGGTGTCCCCGACCGCGCGTTCACCGACGTTCTGCCACTGCTGCGGCGCACCTTCTCGGCGTACGAACCGGGAGTGCGGCGGACGCTCGGCGAGCTGGTGCGGCGTGGGCCGGCGGCGGGCGGCGGCTCCGGCTCGACCGTGGCCGGCGGGATACCTGGCTTCGGACCGGAACTGGACGGCGAGCGCGCGGACGCGGTGCTACCGGTGCTGAGTCTGCTGCTGGGGGTTGGGCCCGGCCCCGGGGTTGCGCCTGGGGCTGAGGCTCGGGCCGGGGCGAGTACAGCTGAGGCTGGGGCCGGGGCGAATGCAGATGACGGTAACGGGCTTGTGGGGGTGGGCTGATGACGCAGGACGCGACAGTGGTCGCCGGTCGAGGTGCGGCCTCGGAAGCGGGGAGCGGCCAGCCGTTGGACCCCGCGGAGGAGCGGATGCGGCGGTGGCGGCTTGTGCTGGGAGGGGGGCAGGCCGACGGGACCGGGTGTGAGCTCGGAGGGCGGGATGCGGCCATGGACGGGGCGCTCGGCGCGCTTTATGGGGGAGGGGACGCGGGGAAGAAGGAGCGGGGGCGGGAACGCTCGGCGGGGCTCGGGGCGTCGGCGCCGTCCGTGTCGCGCTGGCTCGGGGACATACGGACCTACTTCCCCTCCTCCGTCGTTCAGGTCATGCAGCGTGACGCCATCGAGCGGCTGGGACTGTCCACCCTCCTCCTGGAGCCCGAGATGCTGGAGGCCGTGGAGGCCGACGTGCATCTGGTGGGGACGCTCCTCTCCCTCAACAAAGCCATGCCGGAGACCACCAAGGAGACCGCGCGGGCCGTCGTACGCAAAGTCGTCGAGGACCTGGAGAAGCGGCTCGCCACGCGGACCCGCGCCACCCTCACCGGCGCGCTCGACCGCAGCGCCCGCGTCAGCAGGCCGCGCCACCACGACATCGACTGGAACCGCACGATCGCGGTCAACCTCAAGAATTACCTGCCGGAGTACAAGACGATCGTGCCCGAGCGCCTCATCGGGTACGGGCGGGCATCGCAGTCCGTGAAGAAGGAGGTCATCCTCTGCATCGACCAGTCGGGCTCGATGGCCGCGTCCGTCGTCTATGCCTCGGTCTTCGGAGCGGTGCTCGGTTCGATGCGGTCGCTCAACACGCGGCTCGTCGTCTTCGACACGAATGTCGTCGACCTCACCGATCAGCTCGACGACCCGGTGGACGTCCTGTTCGGCACACAGTTGGGAGGCGGGACCGACATCAACCGGGCGCTCGCGTACTGCCAGTCGCAGATCACCCGGCCCGCCGACACCATCGTCGTCCTCATCAGCGACCTCTACGAAGGGGGCATACGCAACGAGATGCTGAAGCGGGTCGCGGCGATGAAGGCGTCCGGCGTGCAGTTCGTGACGCTGCTCGCGCTCTCCGACGAGGGGACACCCGCGTACGACCGCGAACACGCGGCGGCGCTCTCGGCGCTTGACGCACCCGCCTTCGCCTGCACCCCCGACCTCTTCCCCGAGGTGATGGCAGCGGCGATCGAGAAGCGCCCTTTGCCCATACCGGACATGAATACGCATCGGTAGCGGGGGACTTGCGCGAGGGCGGGCGGCTCGTGCGAGGATCGGCGGGCTCCACTCCCGGAGCGTCGCGCTCCGGGCCCGCCCGGTTCAGCTCCGGGCCCCCGCCCGGGTCCAGCATCCGGGTCCCGCCCGGCCCAGCAGAGGAATCCCCTCGTCTTGACTTCCGCAGCAGTCGTTCTGCCTGATGCCGCTGCGCGCATGGTGCGCGCCGTGGCCGGGCGGCGTGCGCTGCAAGTGGTGCTGTTGCTGGCCGGGTTGCTCGCGCTGGGTTTCCTGTGCGGCGAGCGCGCGCATGCGGTGGACGCCGTACCGGCTCCGGGGCGTGTGGAGTCGGCACGGTCGGCGGAACCGGTGCGTGAGCGGGCGGCGGCCGAGCCCTCGCGTGAGCACGCGAAGGAAACCGTGAGCGAGTCCGCACGGGCCGGGCGTGAGGCTGCGCGGGATGGCCACGAGGCCGTGCGTGATGCTGCGGTCGAGCCCGTGGCCGATGCCGCCGAGCCCGTGGTCCGGACCGTGCGGGGTGCCGTGCGGCCGGTCGTGGACGGAGTCGCCGGAGGCGCCGGAGACATCGGGGGTGCGGGGCAGCGGGTGCTCCCCGAAGCCCCCGGTATGCCTAGCGTCCCCGGCGTCCCCGGCGTCCCCGGCGTCCCCGGCGTCCCCGGCGTGCCTGAGCTGCCGCAGCCCGGCCCCGGTGCGGGCGATGGCGGCGGTGCGGAGGCCGGCGCCGGGCCCGGGTCATCTCATGCCGGTCAGGGCGAGGCTGCTTCGCGCACGCACGAGGCGCGGGGCCGGGGTGATTCCTCGTACGGCACAGGCGCCCGCGCCCTCGTCGGTACCGGTACCCGTACCGGTACCGGCGCCACGTATCTGGCCGGTCAGCAGGCGAGCGGCGCCGTCTCGGAGGACGCGCACCGCACCGGACACGAGCCGTTCCCGTTTCCGTCCGTGCCCCGCGATCCCGCGCGGACGCTGGGCGGGCAGTCGGCCGGTGACGGTGGCTCGACGCGGCACGGCGATCCGTGTGCCGCCTCGCTGGACAGCCGTGCGCCGGTGCGGCTTCTGCAGGGTGCCGGGGCCGGTCAGGTTCCCGCGCAGATCCGCGAACGGCACCGGGACATTCCCGAATTCCCTGGCTAGGGCAGCCCTTTCCCCGCGAAGACCTGCCGCGCGGGGGTGGCAATGGTCTGCCCGCCGACCGGACGTATCCGGGTCGGATTCACAGCCAGAGTTCGAAGGATCTGAAGCACGCATGAACAAGAACATCCGTCGTTCCATCGTCATAGCCGCCGGTGTCACGGGCGCCTGGGCGCTCGGTTCCGCCGCGGCCAGCGCGGACGAGCTGCCGCAGCAGCACTCCGTCGCCCTGCCGGACAACGCGTCCGCCACGGTCGCCGACGTCACCGGTGACATCGAGCGTGACGTCGCCGACGTCAAGGGCGAGGCGAAGTCCACCGTCACCGAGGCGAAGTCCACCGTCGCCGAAGCGAAGGCCGCCGCTCCCGAGGCCGCCGCCCCCGAGGCCGACCTCCCCAAGGCCCCCGCGGTCGACACCCCGGACGTCACCGCCCCCGACGTCACCACCTCCGACGTCACCACCCCCGAGGACTCCGTCGACTACCTCTTCGGCCCGCTCTCCGCCTTCGCCCCGGAGGTCGAAGCCGCCGCGACGGAGGCCCCCGCGACCGCCACGAAGACCGCCACCCCCATCGCCGACGAGACCGCCGCAGCCGTGCTGCCGCCGGTCGCCGCCACCGCGGTGGACGGTGCCGTGCCGGTCGCCGGGCAGGCGGTCGGCGACGCCGGCTACCTGGCGCAGGGCGTGGTCGGCGACGTACAGCCGTTCGCGGGCGGGGTCGTCGGCGAGGTCCCGCCGTTCGCGCAGGGTGTCGTCAGCGATGACGTACAGCCCTTCGCGGGCGGTGTCGTCGGCTCGGTCTCGCCGTTCGTGCAGACCGTCACCGACCAGGTGCGGCCCGTCGTGCAGGGCGTCGGCGGCAGCGCGGAAGAGCTCGCGTACGGCGTCACGGGCGACGTCCACCCCTTCGCGCACGGTGTCGCCGGCCAGGTCTCGCCGTTCGCGCAGGACCTGACGGGCACCGTCACCCCCGACGCGCAGTCCCTCGCCGGGAACGCCGTCACGGGCGTCCAGGGCGTGGCCGACTCGGTCACCCCGAGCTACCTGCCGACGTACGAGCAGGCGTACAACGCGACGTACGCCGTCTGACAGCCGGAGCGACAGCCGGAGCAACAGCTGGAGCAACAGCCCGTGCGGCGGCGCGGGCTGCCGCCCGCAGTGGCTGTTATGGCTGTAGCGGCTTCACCAGCGCTTCACCAGCCGTAACAGGAGCAAACGGGCGGCCCCTGTCACCACAGGGGCCGCCCGCCCTCTGTCCGCATCCGCAATCTGTGACAGTCATCACCGCCCAAATGTGATCTGCGATTTAGGGACCTACGGCCCACGGCGATAACCTGCGAGACGGACATGCCGCGTACCGGACTCCGTCCTACGCCTCCCTTGTGACAGCGCAGTCACGTTGCCCTCCGCGGCACGCCCACGCAGACAGCTGACCACAAAGCAGCGAGATCGCAGCGAGATCACGGAAAAGGGACGGACGCGCGTGGACCTGTTCGAGTACCAGGCGAGGGACCTCTTCGCCAAGCACGGTGTACCGGTGCTGGCCGGTGAAGTCATCGACACGCCTGAGGCGGCGCGCGAGGCCACCGAACGACTGGGCGGCAAGTCGGTCGTCAAGGCGCAGGTGAAGGTCGGTGGCCGCGGCAAGGCCGGCGGCGTGAAGCTGGCCGACAACCCGGACGAGGCCGTCGCTCGCGCGACGGACATCCTCGGGATGGACATCAAGGGCCACACGGTCCACAAGGTGATGATCGCCGAGCTGTCTCCCGAGATCGAGGCGGAGTACTACGTCTCGTACCTCCTCGACCGCACCAACCGCACCTTCCTCGCCATGGCGTCGGTGCAGGGCGGCATGGACATCGAGGAGGTCGCGGAGAAGACCCCCGAGGCCCTCGCGAAGGTCCCGGTCAACGCCGTCGAGGGCGTGAACATCGAGAAGGCCCGCGAGATCGTGGCCCAGGCGAAGTTCCCGGCCGAGGTGGCCGAGGGTGTCGCCGAGGCGATGGTGACCCTGTGGGACACCTTCGTCGCCGAGGACGCGCTCCTCGTCGAGGTCAACCCCCTCGTCAAGACCAAGGACGGCCGCATCCTGGCCCTTGACGGCAAGGTCTCGCTCGACGAGAACGCCGACTTCCGCCAGGCCGACCACGAGGCCCTCGAGGACAAGGACGCAGCCAACCCGCTCGAGGCTGCTGCCAAGGCCAAGAACCTCAACTACGTGAAGCTCGACGGCGAGGTCGGCATCATCGGCAACGGCGCGGGTCTCGTCATGAGCACCCTCGACGTCGTCGCGTACGCCGGTGAGGCGCACGACAACGTCAAGCCCGCCAACTTCCTCGACATCGGCGGCGGCGCCTCGGCCGAGGTCATGGCGAACGGCCTGGAGATCATCCTCGGCGACCCGGACGTCAAGTCCGTCTTCGTCAACGTCTTCGGTGGCATCACCGCGTGCGACGAGGTCGCCAACGGCATCGTCCAGGCGCTGGAGCTCCTCAAGTCCAAGGGCGAGGAAGTCACCAAGCCCCTGGTCGTGCGCCTCGACGGCAACAACGCGGAGCTGGGTCGCAAGATCCTGAGCGACGCCAACCACCCGCTCGTGCAGCGCGTGGACACCATGGACGGCGCGGCCGACAAGGCCGCCGAGCTCGCGGCCGCGAAGTAAGGGAAGAGGTTAAGACACCACCATGGCTATCTTCCTCAACAAGGACAGCAAGGTCATCGTCCAGGGCATGACCGGTGCCACGGGCATGAAGCACACCAAGCTCATGCTGGGTGACGGCACGAACATCGTCGGCGGCGTGAACCCGCGCAAGGCGGGCACGAAGGTCGACTTCGACGGCACCGAGGTACCGGTCTTCGGCTCGGTCAAGGAGGCCATGGAGGCCACGGGCGCCAACGTGTCCGTCCTCTTCGTGCCGCCGGCCTTCTCCAAGGCCGCCGTCGTCGAGGCGATCGACGCCGAGATCCCCCTCGCCGTCGTCATCACCGAAGGCATCGCCGTCCACGACTCCGCCGCCTTCTGGGCGTACGCGAAGTCGAAGGGCAACAAGACCCGCATCATCGGCCCGAACTGCCCCGGTCTCATCACCCCGGGCCAGTCGAACGCCGGCATCATCCCGGGCGACATCACGAAGCCGGGCCGCATCGGTCTGGTCTCGAAGTCCGGCACGCTGACGTACCAGATGATGTACGAGCTCCGTGACATCGGCTTCTCGTCGGCCGTCGGCATCGGTGGCGACCCGGTCATCGGCACGACGCACATCGACGCCCTCGAGGCGTTCGAGGCCGACCCCGACACCGACCTGATCGTCATGATCGGCGAGATCGGCGGCGACGCCGAGGAGCGTGCGGCGGACTACATCAAGGCCAACGTGACGAAGCCGGTCGTCGGCTACGTCGCCGGCTTCACCGCGCCCGAGGGCAAGACCATGGGCCACGCCGGCGCCATCGTCTCCGGCTCCTCCGGCACGGCTGCCGCGAAGAAGGAAGCGCTTGAGGCTGCGGGCGTCAAGGTCGGCAAGACGCCGACCGAGACGGCGAAGCTGGCGCGGGCGATTCTGGCCGGCTGAAGCTTGGCCTGAGCCTTTGAAGGTGGGCCCGCATCTCTCTCACGAGAGGTGCGGGCCCACTTTTTTTGTCTGCACGCTGACTGTGGCTGGTCGCGCAGTTCCCCGCGCCCCTAACGGAGCTGCGGTGTCAGTCTCTCCGGGCCGCTCGACAAGTCCTCGCGCAGCTTCTTGTGGAGGATCTGGTCCGCGTACGTCAGGTGCCCCGGGCCCATCCGGGGCGGTACGCCGCTGATGGCCTTGCCCGGGGCCTGGGGTGGCTCGTAGTGCGTGGGGGCCGTTCGCAGGGTGAGGGCCGTCGCGCCGACGATCAGGGCGGTGAAGGCGATCGCCGCGCGGGTCCAGAACCGGGCGCGGTGCTCGCTCCCGGTGCGTACGCGGCCCGCGTTCGGGGGGCGCAGTTTCTCCGCTCTGCAGAGTTCGCCGAGGCGCTGGGGCAGGGCGTCGGGCGTCGCCGCGAGTTCGGGGAGCTTCTCGGCCATCGTCTCGCGCGCGTTGAGGAGACGGTTGGCCGCCGCGGGCGTGCTCGCCTCCGTCTCGGCCGCGGTCTCGGGCAGGTCGAGCCCGACGCCGTCGTAGAGCAGGAGGGTGCGGCGCTGCGCGGGCGGCAGGCTCATCAGCACCTTGAGGAAGGCGCGGTCGGCCGCCTCGGCGGGCGGGGCGTCGGGCTGCCGGTGGGTGGGGCGGAGGCGGTGCCAGGGGGACATCGCGTACTCGTACGCCGCCGCGCGGACCCAGCCCGCCGGGTCACGGTCGACGGCGACCTCGGGCCAGCGCTGCCAGGCGAGCTGGAAGGCGCGCTCCACGGACTCCTGGG from Streptomyces sp. BA2 encodes:
- the sucD gene encoding succinate--CoA ligase subunit alpha, yielding MAIFLNKDSKVIVQGMTGATGMKHTKLMLGDGTNIVGGVNPRKAGTKVDFDGTEVPVFGSVKEAMEATGANVSVLFVPPAFSKAAVVEAIDAEIPLAVVITEGIAVHDSAAFWAYAKSKGNKTRIIGPNCPGLITPGQSNAGIIPGDITKPGRIGLVSKSGTLTYQMMYELRDIGFSSAVGIGGDPVIGTTHIDALEAFEADPDTDLIVMIGEIGGDAEERAADYIKANVTKPVVGYVAGFTAPEGKTMGHAGAIVSGSSGTAAAKKEALEAAGVKVGKTPTETAKLARAILAG
- a CDS encoding vWA domain-containing protein, which produces MTQDATVVAGRGAASEAGSGQPLDPAEERMRRWRLVLGGGQADGTGCELGGRDAAMDGALGALYGGGDAGKKERGRERSAGLGASAPSVSRWLGDIRTYFPSSVVQVMQRDAIERLGLSTLLLEPEMLEAVEADVHLVGTLLSLNKAMPETTKETARAVVRKVVEDLEKRLATRTRATLTGALDRSARVSRPRHHDIDWNRTIAVNLKNYLPEYKTIVPERLIGYGRASQSVKKEVILCIDQSGSMAASVVYASVFGAVLGSMRSLNTRLVVFDTNVVDLTDQLDDPVDVLFGTQLGGGTDINRALAYCQSQITRPADTIVVLISDLYEGGIRNEMLKRVAAMKASGVQFVTLLALSDEGTPAYDREHAAALSALDAPAFACTPDLFPEVMAAAIEKRPLPIPDMNTHR
- the sucC gene encoding ADP-forming succinate--CoA ligase subunit beta, producing the protein MDLFEYQARDLFAKHGVPVLAGEVIDTPEAAREATERLGGKSVVKAQVKVGGRGKAGGVKLADNPDEAVARATDILGMDIKGHTVHKVMIAELSPEIEAEYYVSYLLDRTNRTFLAMASVQGGMDIEEVAEKTPEALAKVPVNAVEGVNIEKAREIVAQAKFPAEVAEGVAEAMVTLWDTFVAEDALLVEVNPLVKTKDGRILALDGKVSLDENADFRQADHEALEDKDAANPLEAAAKAKNLNYVKLDGEVGIIGNGAGLVMSTLDVVAYAGEAHDNVKPANFLDIGGGASAEVMANGLEIILGDPDVKSVFVNVFGGITACDEVANGIVQALELLKSKGEEVTKPLVVRLDGNNAELGRKILSDANHPLVQRVDTMDGAADKAAELAAAK
- a CDS encoding DUF5682 family protein, whose protein sequence is MSVSDEARGATTRAGEGPLLLGVRHHGPGSARAVRAALDEGAPRVLLIEGPPEADGLVALAADEGMRPPVALLAHVLDEPGRSAFWPLAEFSPEWVAIKWAAAAGVPVRFMDLPAAHALARPEQEAGEPGTPGDADVNTDLNAVRIDPLAVLAETAGYDDPERWWEDVVEHRGAGGDAFAPFDALGEAMGVLREEYGAGGHDRDLVREAYMRIQVRAAQREFGADDVAVVCGAWHVPALRQKVTVAADRALLKGLPKVKVDMTWVPWTHRRLSRASGYGAGIASPGWYGHLFSAPDRPVERWLTKVARLLRDEDRLVSSAHVIEAVRLADTLAAMRGRPLPGLTETTDAIRAVMCEGSDVPLSLVHDKLVVGDVLGEVPDSAPAVPLQRDLTRLQRKLRLKPEALERELELDLRKDTDAARSRLLHRLRLLGIGWGEPAESRGSTGTFRETWRLRWEPELSVRVAEAGVWGTTVVAAATARAESDAIGPGALADVTALAERCLLAELPDALPVVMRVLADRAALDADVGHLAQALPALVRSLRYGDVRGTDTAALGEVAVGLAERLFVGLPPACAGLDQDAALEMRGHVDAVHQAVGLLGELGAGPTGGGTPRVTPLGAGMRGRWYSVLRVLGERDSVAGVVRGRCVRLLMDGGELAEGEAARFMGLALSRGTEPAEAAAWIEGFVGGGSGGGMLLVHDERLLGLVDDWLTGVPDRAFTDVLPLLRRTFSAYEPGVRRTLGELVRRGPAAGGGSGSTVAGGIPGFGPELDGERADAVLPVLSLLLGVGPGPGVAPGAEARAGASTAEAGAGANADDGNGLVGVG